The window AAAAAAGAGCTCGGGCAACTTATTTACCACTATAAAAACCCGACCTCACTAGCGAATCGCATATTTGCAAAATATGATGGCCAAACATTACCTGACCACTTGCTCCTTGATAATTATTGGCAAGGCGCACCTATTTTTTGGGCAGCAACAGAAGAAGGCTTAATTGATTTTTCAACAGGTAAAGTCAATACTGCCAAAATCACAGCAAAAAGTGCCCTATCCGCCAAATGGATTGAAAATGGTCGGTTACACCAACAATATTTTTCATTATCGGATCCCTTTGGGCAAGATGGGCAAGTTGATACGTCAATGAACTTTATTGCTCTTAATCACCTTAATACCTACAAAACTGGCTATTTATCGGCAAATACGATCCACCACCAAATGATAGAAACACCATTAATCGCAGATATGAATATTGAGCAGCAGATTGATATTAGTGATTTAAACTTATCTAATGGACACTATACCTATTGGGTAACACTCATGAGCAGTGATGAGCAAAGACGAGTTCAAGAAAGAGTGCCTGTAGAGGAGTGGTTTTTTGCAATACAACAAAATCAATTAACCATAAAAGGAACGATAGACAGCACCCCAGGATTAAAACTGGATGGAATACTCATTCATATTGACCAGCACTTGCAAGACCATGTTGCCCCGAAGTTGATTTGGCTGCAACAAAACCATAAAAATCTAGCGGGACAATTAGCAGAAAATACGGAACTTCTAGATGACAACCAACCAGTGGTATTTAATTCAGGAGTCATTTTGCCGGAGCTAATATCATCAATACCAGAAAAGGAACCTAGCTCCCTTTGTTCATCAACGCTATCAATTCCGCAACAAAAGCAAGCTGATATACTGCTAAGTGCGTAATCTGAAAGTCAGGCTGTGTTTTACAGCCTGGCCTTCTCACGATTAAACCATGCGCTCTGAATGACTCATGCGTTTTGCTAAAGGCAACCAACACAATAATATGAGCGTCGACATTAAAAACATCAGTAACCCAAGGCTAAACTGCCCGTTTTGCGGTAATAATGCAGAAACCCAAGTGGCAACACCTGACCCTATATTTTGCAGGCCACCCACGAGTGCTCCCGCCGCCCCTGCTAAATAAGGAAAAGGCTCCATCGCGCCTGTCGTTGCTAAGGGAAATAACATCCCCGCACCAAAGAAAAATACCGCGGCCGGTACTAACAGTGTCCAAGTATTCATAATCCCAAACCAACCTGGAATCCACATCATAAAGCCTGCCAATAGACAAATAAGAACGGAGTGCCACATCAAATTATAAAATGTTTTTCCTTCTCGCCCCGCATACCAAGCACCAAAGAAAGCAGCAGGAATCGGCAATATAAATAAAATACTCACAGTAATGCTATTGAGCCCTAAAACACCGCCCATTAATACACCACTACTAGCTTCAAATACGGCTATTCCAGCTAACGCGCCCACTAACATGGATAAATAAGATAGAAATGAACCGCTTGATAATAATTCCCGATATGACGCAATCATTTTATGTTTTTCAGGTGAAACAGGACGCGTTTCGGGTAACCAACGATACATGCTTAATAATACAGAAGCACCTAAGATAAACAGGAAAATATAACAAGCATGCCACCCCCAGAAATGCGCCAATATTCCACCGAACATTGGGGCTAATAATGGGCTCACTAATATACCCATATTTAATAAGCTATTTGCATAACGTAACGCGGTGCCTTTATACAGATCACGAGGCATAGTTCTTGCCATCACACCTGCAACACCCGTTCCGAGGCCCTGCAACCCACTCGCTATAGTGAGTATATTTAATGTTGGCGCAAAAATCGCCACAATCGTTGAAAATAAGAAAATCGTTAAACCCGTTAAAATAACAGGTCGGCGACCAATTCGGTCAGATAACGGCCCATAAACTAACTGTGAAAAACCATAAGAAAATAAATAAGCCGCCATCACTTGTTGAACAGCACCAGAAGGCTCATTAAAATAAGTGGCAATTTCAGCAATGACAGGAACATAAATAGTTTGTGTCATTTGGCCGACCGCTGCCAATGCAATTAGCATTAATAGCAAATTAAAGTGTTCCAGCTTTCTCATTTTTCTCTCAGATACATCCAATAATTCAAATACACCCTATTTCAGACACAAAGTAACGCTGCATTATCTCAATGTAATAACGCAAAATTATTTAGGTGCTTAATTATCAATATAAAATACCGCTCCACACTTTGATGTCATTTTAAATAAGCTTTTGTGTCATTTAAAATAAATGGCAAATAGTGCGTTTCGCTTGAGTGTGACTAAGATAACAAAAGCCGCCATCTTTTCGTAGTAGTGCGACATTTTATGTTTTTCACTAATGGCAGTAATATTCGCCAGAATTGTCAACATAACTGTACATTAAGATTCAAAAAACATTCATTTAAAGAACAAACCACTGGAACACGTTATCGATAAGCATAAATAGTGAACTGTTTTAGTATTAAATCCTAGTGAGCCGTGCTTTGAGTTATTCGAATTATATATTTGTCATTTTTAGCCGGTGGATATTTGAATTATAAAGAGGTGGAATGTATGGCTAATTGGGTAACAGGAACAGTGACTGAAGCCAAATTTTGGACCGACTCATTATTCAGCCTTGTTATCAAGGCCCCGATTAAACCCTTTACAGCAGGGCAATACGCAAAACTTGGACTAGAAATCGAGGGAGAACGTGTCCAACGAGCTTACTCTTATGTCAATGCGCCAAGCGATGACCGACTCGAATTCTATTTTGTCATTGTACCAGGGGGCAAACTTAGCCCAAAACTCGCTAAACTAAAACCTAATGATACGTTACAAATTACGGATGAAGCGACGGGGTTCTTTGTTTTAAATGAAATCCCACCATGTAAAAACCTGTGGATGCTTTCAACAGGAACTGCTATTGGGCCTTTTTTGTCTATCCTACAAGAAGGCAAAGACTTGGATCGTTTCGAAAAAATTGTTTTACTCCACGCCGTCCGTTATGAGAAAGATTTAAGTTATTTACCCTTAATGAAAAAGTTGGAACAACAATATCAAGGGAAGTTAAAAATAGTTACCGTTGTCAGCCGTGAGCACTGCACAACCTCATTGCATGGCCGTGTTCCTGCGTTAATTGAAAGCCACGCTCTCGAAGATGCGGTTGGCCTGACACTTTCACCCGAGACCTGCCATGTCATGTTATGCGGAAACCCCGAAATGGTGAGGGACACTCGTGATACATTAAAAAATAGTCATCAAATGGTTAAACACTTGCGCCGCAAACCCGGCCATATCTCTAGTGAGCAATATTGGTAATGCAAAACACTACCCTGAAATATTTCAGGGTAGCATTCATGCTATGTGGTATTGGCATTATAGATAATCTACCGTTTCTGTTTCTTCACCATAGCGGTTAACCCCCTCCATTCCCAGAAAAGCACCGCAATCTATCACCATAATCATCGTAATAAATAAGGGTAAGAAACGCCCTATTCCCCATTGCCACACAGGTTCAAATTGACTGACATCGATTGAAAAGAGAGCAAATGCCAATAAAATTAGCGCAAACCATCCTCCCGATTTACCACGATCATGTAAACGCTTCACAAAGATAGCGGCCAAAGGGTAAAGTAGTAAAATAAATAACGATATAGCAAGCGTTTCAGAGAATAGCAGTACATTTTGTAACAGGGCAACTGCCGTCATTAAAATAAAAATGACCGCAATACCTACCCAAAATGGCCGGCGACCGATACGGCCTTTGAAGGAAAAAGCCCATTGTTGTAATGTCATTACCTATTATCCTGATACAATGTGGAAAACTAAAAATGAGTGGTTCAAAAATGACCCAAATTTTATTTCGTTCTGTATACGCCATCATAACCATTTTTGTACTTAGTGCGCCACAACTGGCTTTCGCTCAAAAGGTACCCACTTTGCCTGATACCGATTTCAAAGTCGCCTATTTAGCTCCAGATGCCCCTTCTTTTGAACTCACCATTCCAAAATTACGCAATCAATTCAATCAGGCTAATAAAGACTTATATCTCCATGAATATAAAGTTATTGCTAGCCAAGATATCTCCGCTCCCTATATTCGCGCGGCTTCTCGTATTAACCAACAGATATACTCCTCGGCAGTGTTAGAGCGTGGTAGTGAAAAAATTAAAAGTTTACAAATTACATTACTGCCATCAGATGACCCACAAGAAACCCAAAAAAATCGGCAGTTAATGGAAAACTATACTATTGCAATGATCCATATATTTGCCCCAGAAGTTTCACTGGACAACGCCCCTGCACTTACAGAAGCTTTAAATAAATTTATTGCCAATAATAATGCGACTCATGCTGAAGAAGCGCGATTAGGCGCTTTAAGATATATTTTAGTAAAAAGTGACAATAATGTGCTTACTTTTGCTGTTGAACCGATTAAGCTAGAACAACAAACACCCTAAACTGACTGTGATCACGCTCTAAGAACAAGCATGATGAAAAGCAAAGCTATTATTATCTATTGTTCTTATAATGCGGAAGGTGAATGGCGACAACATTGTCACGTTGCGCGTGTAACATAAGCGTGTGATGAATAACTTATTGATTAATCATTAAAACTCTCTGGTTGGAGGAAATAACATGCGACATCCATTGGTAATGGGTAACTGGAAACTGAACGGCAGCACACAGATGGTCAATGACCTCGTCGCTGGCTTGCGTAATGAACTAAGCAGCGTTGATGGCTGTGATGTGGCTATTGCACCACCTGCAATTTACTTAACCCAAGCTAAACACGCGTTAGCAGGTAGCCGTATTGCGTTAGGTGCACAAAACGTTGACGTTAACTTATCAGGTGCATTTACAGGTGAAACCTCTGCTGAAATGTTAAAAGATGTTGGCGCCAAATACATCATTATCGGCCATTCAGAGCGTCGTACTTATCACAACGAAAGTGATGAATTTGTCGCTAAGAAATTTGCTGTATTAAAAGAGCAAGGCCTGATCCCAGTATTGTGTATTGGTGAAACTGAAGCTGAAAATGAAGCAGGCAAAACCGAAGAAGTATGCGCTCGTCAAATTGATGCCGTATTGAACTCTTTAGGCGTAGAAGCTTTCCAAGGTGCCGTTATCGCCTATGAGCCAATCTGGGCAATCGGTACTGGTAAGTCTGCAACACCAGCGCAAGCACAAGCAATCCATAAATTTATTCGTACTCATATTGCGAAGAAAGACGCTGCTATTGCCGAGCAAGTTATCATCCAGTACGGCGGTTCTGTTAATGCGAGCAACGCGGCTGAGCTATTCACCCAACCAGATATCGATGGTGCCTTAGTGGGTGGGGCTTCTCTGAAAGCTGACGCTTTTGCTGTTATTGTTAAAGCAGCCGCTGAAGCGAAAAAAAACAAATAAGGTTATTTTAATACCTTGAGATTAACCGCCAAATATTGGCGGTTTTTTTGTCTTAATTTTTTAAACTAATAACTATATTAATAAACAATCTATATCTAAAGTTCCCCCCTCATAACTATCAACCATATAAATAATGAAAATTTAATTATCAAAAAAAATAATGGGATATTAATTAAATTTAAAACAAATTAACAAACAAGCGATTTAAAATCTCATCAAATATTATTGATAAAAATAAAACCTCATTTCCTAAAAATAAAAAAACAACAACAATAACATAAGGATACATCCAGTTAATATTTGGCATTATATATATCATTCATCATCAATTAAATAATAACGGTAGACAACCTATAAAAGTTAATACACATTTATCTCGCTAATCGCTCAACTAGATAATTAACATTAATAAATTTTACCCTGAAGGATAAATATGAAATATATAGTTGGTTTAATCTATAGCATCATAATTATATTCCCTACAATTTGTTTCTCTGAATTAAATAATGACTCTTGGCGAGTTAATACTAATATTTATTTGGAAATAGAAGAATACCAAGGTCAACGTGATTCATTTAAAAATAAAGTCTACGATAAAATCAGTACAGTTGGGCAATTAAAGCTATACAACCCTAAATCTGACTGGCGCTTCATCCTAGATCATCGTGAATCCTTAAGAAATCATGGCCGTAATTTTACAACTTCACGGGATTCTTATATTCGAAACCGCACACAAATTGATGCTATCAAAAAAATTCTCAACACCTCAAAATCAGACTTAGAACTTGGTTTTCGTTACAGAAAAGAGTCAAACGATGTCGAACCCAACACCAAAGCGCGCTCATCGAATCGCTTATATGGCTTAACCCCAGCCGGTGAATACCGCTTCAACGATGATTGGTCTTTTAATTTTTGGCTTTCTTATTTTTATTACAGTAATTATTTCAATGACAGTAGCCATGAAGCAGAAACCGAATATGGCGTGACCTATAAATACTCAGATGCACTAAAAGCAAAACTCACTGTTTATATTGATAACCAATGGGATAAAAATTTCAGTACCCGCTTTTTACAATCACAAGTTCGCGCTTACTTACCCATTACCATTAAGCCTAACTGGAAAATTACACCATATGTACGTTATTTCTTACAAGAAAATACCTATGACAAAAATAATTATTTAACACAGGAAATTAAAAATGGCTTCCGCATTGGCTCCCGCGTGGAATACAAAGCTACGCCATCCCTGACTTTATGGAGTGAACTCGCCTACGAGCCTTCAACATGGAGATCACCAAAAAAGAATGGGATCACGTCAGGGTATGATAATAAACAAACGCTATACCTCGGTAAAATTGGCGTAAAATACCAATGGTAACCTTTAATTTTCAATCAACTTATTTCTCATAAAAAAACAAGCCATATGGAATATCATGTGGCTTATATATTTTAAATCACAAAATCATTTAAATATAAGAATAAAACATTTCGAAAAGCAAATAATCAGTTTAAATATTCACTTTTAACGTTACATTGTCGATTTAAATATCATTTAATTATAATTTATACTTACGTCACATAACAAAATAATATCAAACTGAAATTATTCTAGGTTAAAATCAATTATTCTCAAAAATTTACTATTTAATATCAATTAGATAAATAAAAACCATCTCAGTATTTATTTGTACTCTATTCCTCTTACTCTAAAAGAGAGAATACTATCAACTGTGAGCACTCTCACATCATAAATATATCCAGCCACTTATTATTTTTCGAAAAATAACCTAGAGAAAATGAAAATGAAGAAATTCACTTTACTTAGTGCTTGTATTTTCAGTGCGTTTTCAATGGCTAACCCAATAACACAAGCCCAATTGAATGAATTATGGCAAGACAAACAAAAGTCTGCTCAAGAAATAGTGGATAATATGTCCGAGGCTGAGAAAATTGGTCAGCTATTCATGCTGGATTTTAGATATTGGAATAAAGACAGTAATGGGGAACCCGCACCATTTTTGGCTATGAATGATGAGGTTTCTAAGGTTATCAATCAATACCATCTCGGATCAGTGATCCTATTTAGAGAAAATCTGATTGATACACCACAAACTGTGGAGTTAATTAATAAACTTCAATCTTCCCGCAGTAACCTTCCATTATTTATTGGCACCGACCAAGAAGGCGGCTATGTCACCCGCTTACGCGTAGGCACCGAAATGCCTGGTAATATGGCTCTAGGCGCAACACGTAACCCAGCCCTTGCAGAGCTAACAGGGATGATCCACGGATATGAGCTATCCAGTCTTGGTTTTAATATCAATTTTGGTCCAGTTGTTGATGTTAATAACAATCAAAATAACCCAGTGATTGGGGTACGTTCATACTCAGATGATAAAAATTTAGTTGGAACTCTGGCCACCAGCTATATTCAAGGTATTCATAAATATAATTTATTGACGTCACTTAAACATTTCCCTGGTCACGGAAATGTTTCTGCTGACTCTCATGTTGATTTACCCGTTGTTAATTCTGACGCAAAAACATGGCGAGATACTGAACTCGTCCCATTCAAATACGCGTTATCTCATGGTGCTGATGCCGTCATGACCGCACATATTATTGTACCAGCACTGGATGACCATAAGATCACCACACTTGCCGGTAAACAAGTTGGCACCCCAGCGACGCTTTCCAAACCTATTTTGCATGATATTTTACGTGATGAGCTCAACTATGACGGCTTGATAGTGACAGATGCCATGGATATGGGGGCTATTGCAGACAATTTCGATATTAATTGGGCGGTAGAAACCTCGCTACTTGCTGGCTCAGATATTATTCTTATGCCAATCAAAATGTGGGACTCCCAAGCGGTTTCTCGTTTAGATAACATGTACCGCTATTTAGAAACACAAGCAGAAAAAAATCCAGAACTGAAGAAACGTATTGATGAATCCGCAAAACGTGTGGTGCTGAAAAAGCTTCAGCAAGAAATTACGGCACAACCTGTAGACATAGTGAAAGCGGAACAAGTCGTCGCATCAAAAGGCCATAAAGATATTGAAAATATGGTTTCTGAGCAGGCTATCACATTAATTAAGAATGAGAATGTACTGCCTTATCAATTAAAACCACTCAATCGAATTTTCACTATTTCTGATGAAAAACCACGTAATTCTTTAATTCAAAAACAGTTAAATGATATCGCACAAGAAACGGGAGTTGCGATTATTACAGGTGAAAGTGTCGTTAAATTAAATGAAAACACACTAACTCAAGATGAAGCAAAAAAACTGGTGCAAAACCAAGATTTGGTATTACTGACGACCTATAACTTAAAGGATACACCAACGAATGCTCAGCTTATCATTGATGCTGCAAACCAACTTAAAACCCCGATTGTTGTTATCTCTTCACGTAACCCCTATGACATTGCATACCTAAATAATGTCAGCGCAAATATTGCTATCTACGGTATCACTGGATTTGATATCACCAATAATAACCGCAATTCATTAGAAACCAATATTCGTAGCGGGTTACGGACATTATTTGCTAACACTCATGGCCTGCCGCTAAACCCACCTCAAGGGGTGCTACCCGTTAATATCAAAAACCCACAAGGTAACAAAGTCCTGTTCCCTTATGGTCATGGCGAAACTTACTCCACAGTCAATTAATTACACAACCTATTAATTACTTAGCAATCATTCCGCCTTTATACCTCCACGGTATAAAGGCCAGACACTAACGCCTTAAATAAAGGCATAAAAAATAAAATACATATAAAAATTAAAGGGTTAAAATGAAAACTTCACTGAATGGTTTACTTTTTGTTACGCTCACAGGATTGGCAACATCCGTTTTCGCAGCCGATCAAGTCAATAATGATTACTGGCGCGTTTCTTCCAACGTCTATATGGAACTCGAAAAATTTGAAGGGCATCATAATACCAGCGGTCGTAAGGTCTACGACAAAACCACGATGGTTGGGCAGCTATTTTTAGTGAATCCTGAATCAAAATGGAGCTTTTTTCTGGAACATAAGGAATCATTAAGAAGCTACAACCATAATTTTTCAACATCCAAAGACTCTTTTATTCGTAATCGTACACAAATTGGCGCTACTCGGAAAATGTATGCCAGCGAGATTGGCCAGTTCAATTTAAATGTCACCTATCGCAAAGAATCCAATGACTCCGCACCAGGTACACAAGCGCGCCCATCGAATACGATGTTTTGGTTAATGCCTAGCGGGACATACAATTTCAATGATAAGTGGGCGTTTAACTTTTGGGATGCGGTTTATCACTACGACAATTTCCACGCCCCCAACAGTTATGAGTGGGAATCCGAGCACGGGCTTGTTTACAAGGTCAATGATTCCGCAACCGCCAAAGTCTATCTATACACCGATTGGACATGGGATAAAGACTTTAATAAGACATGGGAACAAAACCAAATTCGCGGTTATTTTCCTATCACGTTAAACCAGGATTGGAGCGTAATGCCTTATTTTCGCTATTATTTAAATGAACATAACTACGATAGCAACAAACGTACAACTCAGAAAGTTAAAGACGGCTACCGTGTCGGAACACAGGTTTTTTATAACTTAACACCAAAACTAACGCTATGGGGCGGCTTCGCGGTTGAACCTAGTACTTGGGAAAATCCCAAAAATGCAGGTATCACCTCTGGTGGCAATAACCGTCAAACATTTTATCTTGGC is drawn from Providencia huaxiensis and contains these coding sequences:
- the emrD gene encoding multidrug efflux MFS transporter EmrD — its product is MRKLEHFNLLLMLIALAAVGQMTQTIYVPVIAEIATYFNEPSGAVQQVMAAYLFSYGFSQLVYGPLSDRIGRRPVILTGLTIFLFSTIVAIFAPTLNILTIASGLQGLGTGVAGVMARTMPRDLYKGTALRYANSLLNMGILVSPLLAPMFGGILAHFWGWHACYIFLFILGASVLLSMYRWLPETRPVSPEKHKMIASYRELLSSGSFLSYLSMLVGALAGIAVFEASSGVLMGGVLGLNSITVSILFILPIPAAFFGAWYAGREGKTFYNLMWHSVLICLLAGFMMWIPGWFGIMNTWTLLVPAAVFFFGAGMLFPLATTGAMEPFPYLAGAAGALVGGLQNIGSGVATWVSALLPQNGQFSLGLLMFLMSTLILLCWLPLAKRMSHSERMV
- the fpr gene encoding ferredoxin--NADP(+) reductase is translated as MANWVTGTVTEAKFWTDSLFSLVIKAPIKPFTAGQYAKLGLEIEGERVQRAYSYVNAPSDDRLEFYFVIVPGGKLSPKLAKLKPNDTLQITDEATGFFVLNEIPPCKNLWMLSTGTAIGPFLSILQEGKDLDRFEKIVLLHAVRYEKDLSYLPLMKKLEQQYQGKLKIVTVVSREHCTTSLHGRVPALIESHALEDAVGLTLSPETCHVMLCGNPEMVRDTRDTLKNSHQMVKHLRRKPGHISSEQYW
- a CDS encoding DUF805 domain-containing protein, which produces MTLQQWAFSFKGRIGRRPFWVGIAVIFILMTAVALLQNVLLFSETLAISLFILLLYPLAAIFVKRLHDRGKSGGWFALILLAFALFSIDVSQFEPVWQWGIGRFLPLFITMIMVIDCGAFLGMEGVNRYGEETETVDYL
- a CDS encoding DUF1454 family protein, with the protein product MSGSKMTQILFRSVYAIITIFVLSAPQLAFAQKVPTLPDTDFKVAYLAPDAPSFELTIPKLRNQFNQANKDLYLHEYKVIASQDISAPYIRAASRINQQIYSSAVLERGSEKIKSLQITLLPSDDPQETQKNRQLMENYTIAMIHIFAPEVSLDNAPALTEALNKFIANNNATHAEEARLGALRYILVKSDNNVLTFAVEPIKLEQQTP
- the tpiA gene encoding triose-phosphate isomerase — encoded protein: MRHPLVMGNWKLNGSTQMVNDLVAGLRNELSSVDGCDVAIAPPAIYLTQAKHALAGSRIALGAQNVDVNLSGAFTGETSAEMLKDVGAKYIIIGHSERRTYHNESDEFVAKKFAVLKEQGLIPVLCIGETEAENEAGKTEEVCARQIDAVLNSLGVEAFQGAVIAYEPIWAIGTGKSATPAQAQAIHKFIRTHIAKKDAAIAEQVIIQYGGSVNASNAAELFTQPDIDGALVGGASLKADAFAVIVKAAAEAKKNK
- a CDS encoding OmpG family monomeric porin, which codes for MKYIVGLIYSIIIIFPTICFSELNNDSWRVNTNIYLEIEEYQGQRDSFKNKVYDKISTVGQLKLYNPKSDWRFILDHRESLRNHGRNFTTSRDSYIRNRTQIDAIKKILNTSKSDLELGFRYRKESNDVEPNTKARSSNRLYGLTPAGEYRFNDDWSFNFWLSYFYYSNYFNDSSHEAETEYGVTYKYSDALKAKLTVYIDNQWDKNFSTRFLQSQVRAYLPITIKPNWKITPYVRYFLQENTYDKNNYLTQEIKNGFRIGSRVEYKATPSLTLWSELAYEPSTWRSPKKNGITSGYDNKQTLYLGKIGVKYQW
- a CDS encoding glycoside hydrolase family 3 protein encodes the protein MKKFTLLSACIFSAFSMANPITQAQLNELWQDKQKSAQEIVDNMSEAEKIGQLFMLDFRYWNKDSNGEPAPFLAMNDEVSKVINQYHLGSVILFRENLIDTPQTVELINKLQSSRSNLPLFIGTDQEGGYVTRLRVGTEMPGNMALGATRNPALAELTGMIHGYELSSLGFNINFGPVVDVNNNQNNPVIGVRSYSDDKNLVGTLATSYIQGIHKYNLLTSLKHFPGHGNVSADSHVDLPVVNSDAKTWRDTELVPFKYALSHGADAVMTAHIIVPALDDHKITTLAGKQVGTPATLSKPILHDILRDELNYDGLIVTDAMDMGAIADNFDINWAVETSLLAGSDIILMPIKMWDSQAVSRLDNMYRYLETQAEKNPELKKRIDESAKRVVLKKLQQEITAQPVDIVKAEQVVASKGHKDIENMVSEQAITLIKNENVLPYQLKPLNRIFTISDEKPRNSLIQKQLNDIAQETGVAIITGESVVKLNENTLTQDEAKKLVQNQDLVLLTTYNLKDTPTNAQLIIDAANQLKTPIVVISSRNPYDIAYLNNVSANIAIYGITGFDITNNNRNSLETNIRSGLRTLFANTHGLPLNPPQGVLPVNIKNPQGNKVLFPYGHGETYSTVN
- a CDS encoding OmpG family monomeric porin, whose translation is MKTSLNGLLFVTLTGLATSVFAADQVNNDYWRVSSNVYMELEKFEGHHNTSGRKVYDKTTMVGQLFLVNPESKWSFFLEHKESLRSYNHNFSTSKDSFIRNRTQIGATRKMYASEIGQFNLNVTYRKESNDSAPGTQARPSNTMFWLMPSGTYNFNDKWAFNFWDAVYHYDNFHAPNSYEWESEHGLVYKVNDSATAKVYLYTDWTWDKDFNKTWEQNQIRGYFPITLNQDWSVMPYFRYYLNEHNYDSNKRTTQKVKDGYRVGTQVFYNLTPKLTLWGGFAVEPSTWENPKNAGITSGGNNRQTFYLGQLGVKYQWQ